Sequence from the Streptomyces peucetius genome:
GCGGTTTCACCCGCGAATCCGGCTTCCCGCAGAAATCCCTGTCCGCGACCGCCGAGAAGACGGCCATCGCCGATCTCGCGGCGGCCCTCGTCGAGGAGGGCGAGGCCATCGTGGTCGGCGCCGGCACGACGACGCAGGAGCTGGCACGCCGGCTCGCGCGCGTCCCCGGCCTGACCGTGGTCACCAACTCCCTGCTGGTCGCCCAGGCCCTCGCCCACGCCAACCGGGTCGAAGTCGTGATGACGGGCGGTACTTTGCGCGGCTCCAACTACGCGCTGGTCGGGAGCGGCGCGGAGCAGTCCCTCCAGGGCCTGCGGGTCTCCCGCGCGTTCCTGTCCGGGAGCGGGCTCACGGCCGAGCGCGGCCTGTCCACGTCCAACATGCTCTCCGCGAGCGTGGACCGGGCGCTGGTGCAGGCGGCGGCCGAGGTCGTGGTCCTGGCCGACCACACCAAGCTCGGTACGGACACGATGTTCCAGACCGTGCCCACCGATGTGATCACGCGCCTCGTGACGGACGAGCCGCCGGCGCACGACGAACGGGCGGCGACGGAGCTGCAGGCGCTGGCGGACCAGGGCGTGCAGATCGCGGTCGCGGGGGCGGGCGCGGCCGCGGCGGTGCCGCGGCAGGAGGTGCCGCTGCCGGGGCAGCGGCGCACCCGGGCGGGCCTGCGCAGCACGGCGGGCGCGCTCACACCGGACCCGCTCCCGGACCGCCCGGCCCGGGTCGCGGACCTCCGCCGCCGCTGAGGTTGCGCCGACGGCCGGTCTTGTCGGGGCTCTGCCCCGAGTCCCGCGCCTCAATCGCCGGCGGGGCTGGGTGTGGCCGGGGTTGTCGGGGCTCCGCCCCGAGCCCCGCGCCTCAATCGCCGGCGGGGCTGGAGGTGCGGCGGGAGCGACGGCGTCGGCCTGGGGGGAGGGGGACGCGCAGGGGGCGTGTTCGGGACGTAAAGCGTCGTGAGACAGGGCGGGGCAGGTACGGGAAAGCAGTCCCGGGCATGCCCCCGGAGCGGCACCCGGACGCCAAGCAACCCGGACCGGGCCGCGCCCGGGAACCTCCGGACCGGCCATGCTCGGGGGTGCGACCCGGGACGACCGGGCCACGCACGGATACGTGCCCGGCCGGGCACGGGAGCGTCAGGCCCGCAGGCCCCGCAGGGTCAGCGTCAGCAGGCGGTCCGCCAACTCCGCGTCGGCCGGATCCTGTTCCGCTGCGAGGGCGATCGCGTTCGTCAGCTGCATCAGATCGCCGATTGAGACGTCCGTACGGACCGTGCCGGACTCCTGCGCCCGGGCCAGGAGGCGTTCGCCGGCGTCGCGCAGCGGGACGCTGCATGCCGACAGGGCCGAGTTCTCGTCGTGGGACGCCGACATCAGCGCCCGGGCCAGACCGCGGTACTCACCCGCATGGGTGATGAGGGCCCGCAGCCATGTGACGAGCGCCGCGCACGGCTCCTCCGCGTCCGCCAGCTCGTGCGAGCGCCTCAGCAGGTCGGCCAGTGCCTCCTGGAACACCGCGCTCATCATGGCGTGGCGGTTCGGGAAGTGGCGGTACAGGGTGCCGATGCCCACGCCCGAGCGGCGTGCGATCTCCTCGAGCGACGCGTCGGTGCCGCGTTCCGCGAACGCGGCCCGTGCCTCGGTCAGCAGTCGTTCGTAGTTACGGCGTGCGTCGGCGCGTTTGGGCCTCAAGTCGGTCACGTGGTCAAGGATGCCGGACATCACCGGGCAGGCGGCTGCGGCGGGCAGCACCCGGGCGGCGCCGGCTCCGCCCGGTACGGCGCGAAGGCGGCGTCCGCGGCGGGGCGGTACGGCCGCCGGGACATCCGCGTCACCAGCAGCCACATCTCGCGCTCCTTGCCCAGGTCCTGCGGGAGCACGAGCCCCAGGGCGTCCGCCAGCGGCTTGCGCCCCGTGTTCACCAGGGCCCGCACCGCGGCGGCCCACTCGTCCGTGGCGGCCACCGCGGCCCGGTACCAGACCGGGACCAGCAGGAGGAGGACCACCGCGGTGACGATGAGCAGCGGAACGTCCGGCGTCCCCACGGGGAGGGCCGCCAGCGCGGCGGCGGCCGTCGCGCCGTGCCCGTACAGCAGGGCCACGAAGAAGTCGGCGCTGCTGCGCGCGGTGTCGACCTGGCGGCCGACGTCCTTGGGGGCCGTGCCGGTGAGCTCGTTCCACAGGACCTGGGTGTCGAGGCGGTAGCGGTCGTACCCGTACTCCTCGAAACGGCGGATGGCGTTGCCGAGCCGGGTCGGGGCGATCTGCTCGTCGGCGGCCGGGTAGCGGGCGAGGCGCTCCTGCAGCAGGGCGGCCTGGATCGGTGCCCGGACGCCGGTCCGCTCGATACGGGCGGCGATCGCCTCCTTGCGGGCGCGCTGGACGCGGCAGCCACGGTCGTACACACGGCGCGGCCACAGAAGGTAGCCCTCCAGCAGCCGGTAGAGCGGTGCCTGGAGGGCGTTGAGCACGAGTCCGAGCAGGACGGAGGCCACGAGGAGCAGCAGCATCGTGTGGGCCGAGGACGCCGGCCACAGCCGTTCCATGAGCGCCGTCCCCCGCAGGCCCGGCGCGACGGCGGAGAAGAACACGGCGAGGTTGATCGCGGTGGGCAGGATCCAGCCGGCGACGAGCGACCAGCCGCCACCGAGGACGCCTTTGGCGATGTCACCCACGGCTCAGTCCCGGTCCCAGTCGTCGTCCGGATCGAGGACCGGCCCGGGCGGGCCGACGTGCCAGTCACCGGCGATCCGCGCGGCTCCTTCCGCGACCGGCGGTATCCCATCGAGGTCGTCCGGCTCGAGCACCGTGATGGGCGGGCCACTGTGATGCGGCCCGGACGTCTCGGCCAGAATCCGGACGAGTTCCTCCGGCAGGGGCGTGCCGTCGGCGGTCGCGGCGACGACGTCCGGGGAGCCGGAGCGCCCGGCACGCCAGGCCGCGACCGACCAGGCGAGGCCCGCCGCGCCGCTCTCTTCCGGGAGCACCACGGCCACCGTGTTCGTGCCGTACCGCAGCTCCGTCTCCCAGCGGTCCTCGCGGCT
This genomic interval carries:
- a CDS encoding DeoR/GlpR family DNA-binding transcription regulator; translation: MVRANGAVSLRELARVVQTSEVTVRRDVRALEAEGLLDRRHGGAVLPGGFTRESGFPQKSLSATAEKTAIADLAAALVEEGEAIVVGAGTTTQELARRLARVPGLTVVTNSLLVAQALAHANRVEVVMTGGTLRGSNYALVGSGAEQSLQGLRVSRAFLSGSGLTAERGLSTSNMLSASVDRALVQAAAEVVVLADHTKLGTDTMFQTVPTDVITRLVTDEPPAHDERAATELQALADQGVQIAVAGAGAAAAVPRQEVPLPGQRRTRAGLRSTAGALTPDPLPDRPARVADLRRR
- a CDS encoding TetR/AcrR family transcriptional regulator, whose protein sequence is MSGILDHVTDLRPKRADARRNYERLLTEARAAFAERGTDASLEEIARRSGVGIGTLYRHFPNRHAMMSAVFQEALADLLRRSHELADAEEPCAALVTWLRALITHAGEYRGLARALMSASHDENSALSACSVPLRDAGERLLARAQESGTVRTDVSIGDLMQLTNAIALAAEQDPADAELADRLLTLTLRGLRA
- a CDS encoding effector-associated constant component EACC1; protein product: MEIRLTVDDPDPAAEHTRSLADWLRRDGSREDRWETELRYGTNTVAVVLPEESGAAGLAWSVAAWRAGRSGSPDVVAATADGTPLPEELVRILAETSGPHHSGPPITVLEPDDLDGIPPVAEGAARIAGDWHVGPPGPVLDPDDDWDRD